A single genomic interval of Helianthus annuus cultivar XRQ/B chromosome 13, HanXRQr2.0-SUNRISE, whole genome shotgun sequence harbors:
- the LOC118485591 gene encoding uncharacterized protein LOC118485591 isoform X1, whose product MGAIKKKLRKVSLRFLQSVMLIDIWKISKRQLSDEGKYTEEQLQEYMMSRRKKMIDSLWKLDVADIEATVSCVCQVLHDHTEKKRSQGIENSLLDLSGVIMCTYGTLPLWENSVVSPKQVKKAIVAERVKMVYGILTTDFRWNPTQTDASEFSELEELSRNLNRSQTALLTEKDTAKLHFSQQYKGCKNCLKTGHFEILKIFRPL is encoded by the exons ATGGGGGCAATAAAAAAGAAGTTAAGAAAAGTGTCGCTGAGATTTCTTCAAA GTGTGATGTTGATTGATATA TGGAAGATATCCAAACGACAGTTGAGTGATGAAGGGAAGTACACAGAAGAGCAACTTCAAGAATACATGATGTCACGCAGGAAGAAAATGATTGATTCTCTTTGGAAGCTTGATGTGGCAGATATTGAAGCCACGGTTTCTTGTGTCTGTCAG GTTCTTCATGATCATACTGAAAAAAAGAGGAGCCAAGGGATTGAGAATTCTTTGTTGGATCTTTCAGGTGTTATTATGTGTACATACGGTACATTGCCATTATGGGAAAACAG CGTTGTATCCCCAAAACAAGTAAAGAAGGCAATTGTTGCAGAACGGGTCAAAATGGTTTATGGGATTCTCACAACAGATTTTAGATGGAACCCGACACAGACTGATGCAAGTGAATTCAGCGAATTGGAGGAACTTTCAAGGAATCTAAACCGGTCACAAACTGCACTTTTGACAGAAAAAGACACTGCAAAACTACACTTTTCACAACAATACAAAGGTTGCAAAAATTGCTTAAAAACCGGGCATTTCgaaattctgaaaatttttcgTCCCCTATAA
- the LOC118485591 gene encoding chaperone protein dnaJ 10-like isoform X4 gives MGAIKKKLRKVSLRFLQSVMLIDIWKISKRQLSDEGKYTEEQLQEYMMSRRKKMIDSLWKLDVADIEATVSCVCQVLHDHTEKKRSQGIENSLLDLSALYPQNK, from the exons ATGGGGGCAATAAAAAAGAAGTTAAGAAAAGTGTCGCTGAGATTTCTTCAAA GTGTGATGTTGATTGATATA TGGAAGATATCCAAACGACAGTTGAGTGATGAAGGGAAGTACACAGAAGAGCAACTTCAAGAATACATGATGTCACGCAGGAAGAAAATGATTGATTCTCTTTGGAAGCTTGATGTGGCAGATATTGAAGCCACGGTTTCTTGTGTCTGTCAG GTTCTTCATGATCATACTGAAAAAAAGAGGAGCCAAGGGATTGAGAATTCTTTGTTGGATCTTTCAG CGTTGTATCCCCAAAACAAGTAA
- the LOC118485591 gene encoding uncharacterized protein LOC118485591 isoform X3, which produces MGQWKISKRQLSDEGKYTEEQLQEYMMSRRKKMIDSLWKLDVADIEATVSCVCQVLHDHTEKKRSQGIENSLLDLSGVIMCTYGTLPLWENSVVSPKQVKKAIVAERVKMVYGILTTDFRWNPTQTDASEFSELEELSRNLNRSQTALLTEKDTAKLHFSQQYKGCKNCLKTGHFEILKIFRPL; this is translated from the exons ATGGGTCAG TGGAAGATATCCAAACGACAGTTGAGTGATGAAGGGAAGTACACAGAAGAGCAACTTCAAGAATACATGATGTCACGCAGGAAGAAAATGATTGATTCTCTTTGGAAGCTTGATGTGGCAGATATTGAAGCCACGGTTTCTTGTGTCTGTCAG GTTCTTCATGATCATACTGAAAAAAAGAGGAGCCAAGGGATTGAGAATTCTTTGTTGGATCTTTCAGGTGTTATTATGTGTACATACGGTACATTGCCATTATGGGAAAACAG CGTTGTATCCCCAAAACAAGTAAAGAAGGCAATTGTTGCAGAACGGGTCAAAATGGTTTATGGGATTCTCACAACAGATTTTAGATGGAACCCGACACAGACTGATGCAAGTGAATTCAGCGAATTGGAGGAACTTTCAAGGAATCTAAACCGGTCACAAACTGCACTTTTGACAGAAAAAGACACTGCAAAACTACACTTTTCACAACAATACAAAGGTTGCAAAAATTGCTTAAAAACCGGGCATTTCgaaattctgaaaatttttcgTCCCCTATAA
- the LOC118485591 gene encoding uncharacterized protein LOC118485591 isoform X2, which translates to MLIDIWKISKRQLSDEGKYTEEQLQEYMMSRRKKMIDSLWKLDVADIEATVSCVCQVLHDHTEKKRSQGIENSLLDLSGVIMCTYGTLPLWENSVVSPKQVKKAIVAERVKMVYGILTTDFRWNPTQTDASEFSELEELSRNLNRSQTALLTEKDTAKLHFSQQYKGCKNCLKTGHFEILKIFRPL; encoded by the exons ATGTTGATTGATATA TGGAAGATATCCAAACGACAGTTGAGTGATGAAGGGAAGTACACAGAAGAGCAACTTCAAGAATACATGATGTCACGCAGGAAGAAAATGATTGATTCTCTTTGGAAGCTTGATGTGGCAGATATTGAAGCCACGGTTTCTTGTGTCTGTCAG GTTCTTCATGATCATACTGAAAAAAAGAGGAGCCAAGGGATTGAGAATTCTTTGTTGGATCTTTCAGGTGTTATTATGTGTACATACGGTACATTGCCATTATGGGAAAACAG CGTTGTATCCCCAAAACAAGTAAAGAAGGCAATTGTTGCAGAACGGGTCAAAATGGTTTATGGGATTCTCACAACAGATTTTAGATGGAACCCGACACAGACTGATGCAAGTGAATTCAGCGAATTGGAGGAACTTTCAAGGAATCTAAACCGGTCACAAACTGCACTTTTGACAGAAAAAGACACTGCAAAACTACACTTTTCACAACAATACAAAGGTTGCAAAAATTGCTTAAAAACCGGGCATTTCgaaattctgaaaatttttcgTCCCCTATAA